One Paralichthys olivaceus isolate ysfri-2021 chromosome 8, ASM2471397v2, whole genome shotgun sequence genomic region harbors:
- the capn9 gene encoding calpain-9 codes for MPLQSTLSGRSSNSTQAVDTQSDGKSFEQLRQECLQKGVLFEDPDFPAVDSSLFYSQSVPVNIEWKRPKEICDNPKFIVGDANRTDICQGQLGDCWLLAAIASLTLKKDTLARVVPHDQDFDRRYAGIFHFQFWQHNQWLDVVVDDRLPSVRDQLILVHSASNNEFWSALLEKAYAKLHGSYESLKGGSTMEAMEDFTGGVGEVYETKNAPNNLFSIMKKALDRGSMMGCSIDISSSAESEAKTSTGLVKGHAYSITGVEEVNYRGQKVQLIRIRNPWGQVEWNGPWSDDSREWSYVDKAEKNRIMQNSSDDGEFWMEFEDFKRNYDKAEICNMTPDALTDNTKRHWEVSMFQGNWIRGSTAGGCRNYIDTFWTNPQYKLELEDADDEDDVCSVVIALMQKNRRKLRKEGLDLETIGFAVYEASNDEDQQGKDFFRYNPSKARSRTYVNMREVSERFTLPPGKYLLVPTTFQPHHEADFLIRIFSEKKAAALEMGSNVDADLPDPPMPSAPEEETDEEKGLRRLFEQLAGDDEAISVNELQQMLNGVLSRRKEIKFDGLSLSTCHSIINLMDVDNTGKLEFQEFKVFWEKMKKWIMLFLSFDTDRSGKMSSYELRIALKAAGMQLNNQLLQLIGLRFADDNYDIDFDDYLTCIVRLENMFRVFQAMDKFKRGRVKMNMMQFLMMSMNV; via the exons atgccCCTCCAGTCCACGCTGTCCGGCCGGAGCTCCAACTCCACCCAGGCCGTGGACACCCAGTCGGACGGGAAGTCGTTTGAGCAGCTGAGGCAGGAATGTCTGCAGAAGGGCGTCCTGTTCGAGGACCCCGACTTCCCTGCCGTCGACTCCTCGCTCTTCTACAGCCAGAGCGTTCCCGTCAACATTGAATGGAAGAGACCCAAG GAGATCTGCGACAACCCAAAGTTCATCGTGGGTGATGCCAACAGGACGGACATCTGCCAGGGACAGCTGG GGGACTGCTGGCTCCTGGCAGCCATCGCATCCCTGACTCTGAAGAAAGACACGCTGGCCCGAGTCGTCCCCCATGACCAGGACTTCGACCGCAGATACGCCGGCATCTTTCACTTCCAG ttcTGGCAACACAACCAGTGGCTGGACGTGGTGGTGGACGACAGACTGCCGTCAGTGAGAGATCAGCTCATCCTCGTTCACTCCGCCTCCAACAACGAGTTCTGGAGCGCCCTCCTGGAGAAGGCCTACGCCAA ACTGCACGGCAGCTACGAGTCCCTGAAGGGCGGCAGCACGATGGAGGCCATGGAGGACTTCACCGGCGGCGTTGGGGAAGTGTACGAAACCAAGAACGCTCCCAACAACCTGTTCTCCATCATGAAGAAGGCCCTGGACCGAGGCTCCATGATGGGCTGCTCCATCGAC ATCAGCAGCTCTGCCGAGTCCGAGGCCAAGACGAGCACCGGCCTGGTGAAGGGACACGCGTACTCCATCACAGGCGTGGAGGAG GTGAATTACCGAGGACAGAAAGTCCAGCTGATCCGGATCAGAAACCCCTGGGGTCAGGTGGAGTGGAACGGCCCCTGGAGTGACGA CTCCAGAGAGTGGAGCTATGTGGACAAAGCAGAGAAGAATCGTATCATGCAGAATTCATCAGATGACGGTGAATTCTG GATGGAGTTTGAGGACTTCAAGAGGAACTACGACAAGGCTGAGATCTGCAACATGACCCCGGACGCCCTGACCGACAACACCAAGCGCCACTGGGAGGTCAGCATGTTCCAGGGAAACTGGATCCGCGGCTCCACCGCTGGAGGGTGCAGGAACTACATCG ACACGTTTTGGACCAACCCGCAGTacaagctggagctggaggacgcTGACGATGAGGATGACGTGTGCAGCGTGGTGATCGCTCTGATGCAGAAGAACAGACGGAAGCTGAGGAAGGAAGGTCTGGACCTGGAGACCATCGGCTTCGCTGTGTACGAG GCTTCAAACGACGAGGACCAACAGGGGAAGGACTTCTTCCGCTACAACCCGTCCAAGGCTCGTAGCAGAACCTACGTCAACATGCGGGAGGTGTCGGAGCGCTTCACGCTGCCCCCTGGGAAATACCTGCTGGTCCCCACCACCTTCCAGCCGCACCACGAGGCCGACTTCCTCATCAGGATCTTCTCTGAGAAAAAGGCTGCAGCGCT GGAGATGGGGAGCAACGTCGACGCCGACCTGCCAGAT CCGCCCATGCCCAGCGCTCCGGAGGAGGAGACCGACGAGGAGAAAGGCCTGAGGAGGCTGTTTGAGCAGCTGGCCGGTGAC GACGAGGCGATCAGTGTGAACGAGCTGCAGCAGATGCTCAACGGAGTTCTCAGCAGAC GGAAAGAGATTAAATTTGACGGCCTGAGTCTCAGCACCTGCCACAGTATCATCAACCTGATGGAC GTGGACAACACTGGGAAACTGGAGTTCCAGGAGTTTAAGGTCTTCTGGGAAAAGATGAAGAAGTGGATC atgCTCTTCTTGTCGTTCGACACCGACCGCTCGGGGAAGATGTCGTCCTACGAGCTGCGCATCGCGCTCAAAGCTGCAG GGATGCAACTGAACaaccagctcctgcagctgatcGGTTTGAGGTTTGCTGACGACAACTACGACATTGACTTTGACGACTACCTCACCTGCATCGTCCGCCTGGAGAACATGTTCA GAGTTTTCCAGGCCATGGACAAATTCAAGAGGGGGCGTGTGAAGATGAACATGATGCAG TTCCTGATGATGTCAATGAAcgtctga